TTTTCAGATGTCTTGGACGTTGCTGCTACAGGCTTGCTTCCTGGTGCAGCCTCTGCTCCCCGTGCCGCTGGATTCTCTATAGGACTCTTCTGGTCGCTGCTCCATCTTCTCTGCAGCACCAGCTTCATCGTCCACGGCACCGTCGGTTCCCATGTTCGCGACTGCGTGTGCAGACCTTTCGCCCAGACATGATCCGTTATCTCCGTCGTCGCCGATCGAGGCCGTCTGAAGGGTGTAACCGCGGTTCCAGCATGGTGAGTATGTGAAAGGACGGCTGTCGCGGCAGGTAGTCGAGGTATTAATGTATGCTGCGCCCTGATGGTGGGCGATCGTACCAGTGGAATTGCTGCGATGGGCAAGTTTCCTGAGAAGTGAAGACCTATCCGCGCGACGTCAACCACATGGCGGCTCATCATGCGACGCGCATGCTGGAGACTGTATCTACGGTACAGAGGAAGACTGCTGTTGAGAGCAGACGTCGAAGAAACAGGACGTGATGGCTGGGACTGCACGAACAGGAACAAGCAAAGGCGAAGTCTTCAAATCCTGGTTCTCATCAACGGCCGTCGGCAGCTCCATGACGCGCTTGCCCTATTTCGTTCTTGCATCTCGGAAGCTCTTGCCGCTGCGCAGCATGTGACATTGTCGCCTGAGGCTGCTACGCCAAGCACGCACTTTCGGGAGCGGCCGTCTCCTTCCTCACTCTCTAAATCTGCAGAGGAAGTTGCGACTGACTTGATCGTTCCCAAGGCAGTGTCCACCAAGGCAACATCGCAAACATGCCCAAGGAAGTCAAGCAGAAGTCTGGCTTGATCGTTGGCCTCAATGCTGGCCACGTATGTCTCTCCCATCTGCACCTCGTCGGCGCCAACTGCGACATCGAAGGATGAAGTCTCGAACAAATCACTAACATCACCGCAGCAAGTCACCCCTCGCCAGCCAAAGCCGCGTGTCTCGCGCATGAAGGGTCACTTGAGCAAGCGCACCGCTTTCGTCCGTGATGTCGTCAAGGAGGTCTCCGGGTACGTCGCCCTTGAAGAAAGTCAATGGCGGAAATCAAATCACTAACATGCCTCCCACAGCCTCGCCCCATACGAGCGCCGCGTTATCGAACTCCTCCGCAACAGCAAAGACAAGCGTGCCCGCAAGCTCGCAAAGAAGAGACTCGGAACCTTCGGCCGCGCCAAGCGCAAGGTTGACGAGATGACCAAGGTCATCGCCGAGAGCAGGAGGGCCGGTCACTAAACGGCATGACTACGACTTTGAGACGATACCACAACAGCAGCGGATGGCAGGACGTACGACGGCATGGGGATAACCTGATAACCTCCGACCAGTGTAGCAAGTCTGCCTGGCTCGAGAAGGGCTTTGACAATAGCTGGTTGGCCTTCGTATCTGCGCAATCAAATGTGCAATGAAGCCTGTTCTACCACCGTGTCATTTGCTCAGTACTTGGTACCTTCTCAATTCGTCGACGTGATGCGATCGTCGTTGTTGTGCTGTGCTGCTGTGTGTCTGCGGCGTTTCGTGACTGACCGCTAATTTGTTCCCACTCTTCGTCTCGCTGAAACCGCCTTCCAGTACCCGCTGATTGCACAGTCATGTTGCAGAGCGCATGCGATTGACGCAAAGACGTAATCGAGCATGAGTGCATCCACAGTAAGTCCCGTCTAGTTTGACAAGGTGAACCTTGGAAGTCCAGACACGCAACGCTCCTACCCTTTCCGTCTGGTTTGTTTCCACTTCACTTCCTACCAACCATCTCGACTCAGCTTACCAGGCCTGCACTGTACGCAAAGGTACTCAGCCCTTTACAGCGTTGAAGAGCAGCGTGCACAGGACGGCGAGCGCGGCGCAAGACAACCTTGCTGAAGCAGCCCCATGCAACTGACGATAATTGCAGGTGCTGTTCACCACCATGCCAAGGCAAACGGTTTCCAGCGCATCGCGTGTTCCTGTGCCCACAGAGTCGATGGTTAGACCGGTGCTGCGGCGGCGACTTCCTCGAAGCGAAAGTCAATGAAGTCGAGCTACATGAAGATGAGCTGGACGCCGTTGAGTCCATGGTCGAATCCTTCCATACTGGCGATCCATGCGATGCTCTCGGAGAAGATAGCTCATTTCGATGCAGCCAAGTGCTAGCTGCCCACGTCTACGCTACAGCAGAGAAGTACCAAGTGCCAGATCTGAAGGAGCTAGCACTGGAGAAGTCCAAGGAGGCTGCAGACCCAGACAACAAGCTTGACATGGCCATAGCTGCAAGATTGGTCTACGAGGACATACTGCTGCCAGAGCACGATGGCAAGCTCCACGGGGCAACACTCGACTTATGGATAGCTTCTCAACTTGATGCCACTGATCGCGACTTTCTATTATCAACTCTCACGGACGCGCCAACCTTGACTGCGGACCCCATTCTTCGCCTGCTCGCGGATCGAATATACTGCCTTGCTACGATGACCCTGACCGAGACCGAGGCTGGTCGTCTCGCGGTGAAGTCTGATGTGCTCGAACGCTTTTGGTCCATGGCGTGAAACGCAACGTGGACCGAACGGTTCCCAAATAGAAGAAGAGTATTGCTGAGAAGGATGCAGAGATCGAGCGGCTAAAGTCGACACATGCGGGCGCCGCGAACGTCCTCGATGGAGCAATATTTCGAAACCCGTTAGTCACACATTCCGTTAGTCATGCATGGTGGTGAATAGCGGCGAGGTGTTTTCGATGTATAATGAATGTGTGGGATGTGAGGAGTGTGTTACTGATGGTTCATCGATGCTAATGCGAATGTCAGCTTCGTGGTGGACTGCTTCTGTTTCTGGAAGTCTAGAAGACGGACCTCAGCTCACGAACGTTACGGCGCACCCCGAAATACATATTGACAGGGCGCACAAACATCACCGATCGTAAATTACGAGGCCTCGATCACTGTTAGACCTCCAATGGGCGATCATACTACTCGTGGTTGGTGGCTGTCAAACCACGAGTCAGTTAAGCTTCAGCCACGCATACGTCCCTGACACATGTCCACCAGCTCGACTCCTCCCTTTCTACAAGTGACGTATAACGGGTAGGGAACTGCAAAACTGCTGTTAACATGTCCGATGAACTTCATCTTCATTCCTCACCAGCTAGCAGTTCCTGGAGTCTTTTCAATGGCATCCCGAATCGAAACAGCCAGTGACGCATTAGCAATTTTGTACAAGACAGGCACTCTGAAACAGCATAAGGAAGAGGGCAACGATAAGCAGTTTCACAGCAACGGCATGAACGGAAGGACAATCGGTAGATCATCTTTTGATGGTAATAGCTCGCCCAAGACATACGCGAATGTCCTGAAACAGGAAGAACATCAGCATAGCAACGGCATATCACCAGGATTGACTGATGATCGAATGATTGCTTTCGAAACTGCAGGCATTGCACCCAAACACGACCCAGAGCAGCCTGAAAACGGAGATACAAAGCCATATCTCGACAAGGCAAAAGTGGCGAAGCTCACCAACGGCATCTTGAAACAGGCCTACCAACAGAACGCCAAAGCCGAGTTCACAGAAGCTGTGAATGCCAATCACGTGTCGTTTGACATGACAGCGAATGCTTATAGCAGCGAACAGCAACAAAAGCCACAGGCTGACAAGCAGCAGCTGGAGCAACAACTTCACAACCTCGAGAACTACATGGAGCAACGAAAGCAGGACCAGAACGCGCGGGAGAACAATCAACAAAATGGGCACCACGACGATGAGCAGAACAACCAACAGCATGATCAAGATTATGACCACCAGGACAATCAAGAACCAGAGCAACAGAATGAGCAGCCTAACGGTCAAGATGATGGCAATGAAGACGACACCTACTATGACCGCGAGGCCGCCCAGAATTTCACCTTCTCAGTATTGAGGTAAAGTAGACGCTTTTTCTTCTATCGTTGCCTCAAACTAACATCTCATCTCAGACAAACTCGTAACACTTCCTACCTCGACTTCACCATCTCCAATAACGACACAGACTACAAAGTCAACTCCCTAATCATCAGCTCTCTCTCTACAGCCTTCCAAGAAGTCATCATAGCAGCAAAGGTATGCACACCACCCACCACAAGTAAACGGAAGCGCAAGTGTCTTCATACCCAACCCCTCATCGCAACGACGCCAAAGCTCACCCTAACTCCGTCATTCCAGGACGCCAACGAATCTCGTGTCGAGCTCAAGTCGGATTCTCCTCTCGCAGTCAAGACGATGATCGACTTCTTCAAAACACTGAACTATAACACACCAAACACCCTTTCTCGCCTCGAGGCAGCACAACACCATGTTGCTGTATACCTGATCGCGGAGAAGTACGACATTCCTGGTCTTCGAGACTTGGCAGTCTGGCGATTCGAAAGACCATTCTCGGATTGGGGATACAGCAAAGACGTGCTAGTCCGCATGCTCCCAGACTTGACACAATTCGTGTACGGTAACACACCAGAGAAGTGTCCACTCCGAGTGGCGCTCTTGAGGATCTGGGCGAATGCTCTGAGGCCGAGAAACTTCGAGAGTGTTGACTTTGAGCCGCTGATCGATGAGTTCCCGAGCTTCGGGGCGGACATTATCCACGTACTTGCGAGATTTGCTAGTAGGAATGGTGGACATGAGCAAGGGTGCGATGATTATGGGAACTCCATGGGGACAGATGGGTTCGAGAATGGACGAGGGGGAGGACAAGGGCAGAACAGATACAACGACAACGACGACGAGAACAGTGGTTGGGATGAAGAATAAGAGTATTTTTGAAGCTTTCAACTTTGTGTACAAAGAGCCGGCGTAGTGAGAGTGAAGTTGTAGCAGTATGTACTATGTATGGGAGTTGTCCACCACTGAAGCAGCCACACTGCAACCACCAATCACCAGTCGTTGGAGAATCTTCTGATCAACATTCTAGAAACCCTCGAGACTACCATGCCTACCACAATCTTCGCAAGGAGCATCATCAGCCTGTCTACTATACCCACCCAGCCTCGGACGTCGTGCACAAGCTTATAGATCGCCACAGTCCACATGACCATCATTACGGCTTTCAACGCAAAAGAGCCCCGCTTGCCACTTAATCGGTATACAAGCCAGATCTGCCACTGAATTGCCTGGTGAACTCGCATATGCCACCTCCTCCGCAGAGATGATTGTGCTCTCATCAAAAATCGTAGACAGTCTTCGAGCATCTCTTCCGAGTCTTTCTGGATCAAGCTAGAGCCATCAGTCCGTACACGCGAGCGAGCATACAGCCGCATGTTTCCCTTGCTCTTCCTCCACGAGATGCCTGACAGCATGCTGTTGATATAATGCAGCATCTGACCCCGCCCGGCCTCAGCACGCTTGGCCTCGCCCTGCACCAGTCCCATAAGCCTCTCAACCTCCTCCATGCTCAGCGCCTCCATCCTTTCCCACGGAGACTCCGATGGCGGCCCTTCCTTCACCTCGAACGCTATGCCCGGGAACTCATTCTGCCACCGTCTCAGACCACGAAACAACTCCAACCCTCGAAGCTCCTCGTCCGTCATCAAATGTCCATCCTCGCTCGGCCCGGGTCGATTCCCCACATAAGGTATGAACTGCATCCGCCTTAATCTCGGTAGCTGACCCTGTTTAGCGCGCAGGAGGTCTGCCGGGTATGCAGACACTGTAGTGGCGAATGCGTACAGAACTCTGGTGTTGAAAAGGTGTGACCGGCTATCGATACTCATGGGGACTGTCTGCCTTTCAACGTATGCGCGAGCTGCGGCGAGGAACCAGCGCTTGCTGATGAGGAAGGAGTCGATCTTGTGGGTGCGTGGGATGAATCTGAAGGTAGCATAGTCGAGTCGTTGTGAAGGCATGTGGGCGAGCTCGCGGTATGGGCCTGATCTTGAGTATGCGCACTCGAAGATCATATCCTGGAGCTCTTGAGGTATGGAGAAGATATGGTGGGAAGGCATAGTGGTCGGCGTTGTGCACAATGTGTTGGCCAGCTCGCGGGTTTGGTGATCTCTCATAATGATGAGGATGGAAGAAAGAAAGAGGCGGCTAAATATGTCTGAGATTTGGTCCAAGCCACGAGCTGCGGCGCCGCGGCGTGTGGGACAAGTGAATAACGCGAGAGTCTTGGCAAATTTACACGTGAGTCAAAGTCCACAGGATGAATCGGTTGTGATCGCGCATTTGATAAGCGTCCAAGTCATAGGAACAAGAGTATCGTCATTAGACATCAACACATGCGATGAGCGATCAGTAATGACTGATCTTGAACGTGCCTTGCTAGTAAGGTCGACCATATTCATGTGAGCCTACCATGTTTGTTCTATCTAGGAGCTCTAGCGTGAGAGTACGCATATCTGGATACGAACATTGCTTCAGTCCGCGCAGCCATGCTCTATTGGCGATGAAGTGTTTGCCGAAGATGTGGAGAACACCACATGTCCAACCCATGGGCACACATAACGACACGACTTGTTCCTGCGCATATGCCCGGGCAGCTGCTGTAAAGCAGCGCTTGGAGATTAGCCACTCTTCCGCCTTCGTCTTTCAAGGCCGTCGAACTCGGTTTGTGGATGAGTCTGGCTTCGC
This genomic window from Fulvia fulva chromosome 4, complete sequence contains:
- a CDS encoding 60S ribosomal protein L36: MPKEVKQKSGLIVGLNAGHQVTPRQPKPRVSRMKGHLSKRTAFVRDVVKEVSGLAPYERRVIELLRNSKDKRARKLAKKRLGTFGRAKRKVDEMTKVIAESRRAGH